A single Oncorhynchus mykiss isolate Arlee chromosome 24, USDA_OmykA_1.1, whole genome shotgun sequence DNA region contains:
- the LOC110503995 gene encoding beta-secretase 2 translates to MAYHKGSIPFRALFIMLCFGMAKSLYTIPLKIFIGTFNSSLDLDLTPLKLIQASGNGLSLASDPTGIVNFLDMVTNLQGDSGRGYYMEMTLGTPGQKLNILVDTGSSNFAVAAAAHPFITHFFNTALSSTYQSTGRGVAVKYTQGNWEGELGTDHVRIPSIPGTPTINIATILSSNGFFLPGVNWQGILGLAYPLLAQPDSSVEPFFNSVVRQTGIPDVFSLQMCGAGLSDSTTADPAGGSLVMGGVEPTLYSGSMWYTPIKEEWYYQVEVLKLEVGDQNLNLDCKEYNQDKAIVDSGTTLLRLPVNVFNAVVEAISRTSLIQDFTSGFWGGTKLACWLKGETPWRFFPKLSIYLRATNNSQSFKISILPQLYIQPITDVDGRLDCFRFGISSSANGLVIGATVMEGFYVVFDRAEKRVGFAVSRCAVNGGLAVSEILGPFSSADVASDCAAGGLLKEPLLWVISYALMAVCAVVLLILLLLLSCRHRDRSGEITDESSLVRHRIK, encoded by the exons ATGGCTTACCATAAAGGTTCTATTCCTTTCAGGGCATTATTTATCATGCTCTGTTTTGGAATGGCAAAATCTCTCTATACCATTCCACTTAAAATATTTATAGGGACGTTTAACTCTTCTTTGGATTTGGATTTAACTCCTCTGAAACTAATACAAGCCTCGGGAAATGGACTGTCCCTGGCATCTGATCCAACTGGAATAGTGAACTTTCTGGACATGGTCACTAACTTACAAGGCGACTCTGGCAGAGGTTACTACATGGAGATGACACTGGGTACCCCTGGTCAAAAG CTGAATATCCTGGTTGATACAGGAAGCAGTAACTTTGCAGTGGCTGCAGCAGCACATCCCTTCATCACACACTTCTTCAACACAGCACT TTCCAGTACGTACCAGTCCACTGGCAGGGGCGTGGCCGTCAAGTACACCCAGGGCAACTGGGAGGGCGAGCTGGGCACCGACCACGTCCGCATCCCCAGCATCCCCGGCACCCCCACCATCAACATCGCCACCATTCTCTCCTCCAACGGATTCTTCCTCCCGGGGGTCAACTGGCAGGGCATCCTGGGCCTGGCCTACCCCCTGCTGGCTCAG CCTGACTCCTCGGTGGAGCCCTTCTTTAACTCTGTGGTACGACAGACAGGCATCCCAGATGTGTTCTCCCTCCAGATGTGCGGAGCTGGGTTGTCAGACAGCACCACTGCCGACCCCGCGGGGGGAAGTCTT GTCATGGGAGGGGTTGAACCAACATTGTATTCGGGGTCCATGTGGTACACCCCTATAAAGGAAGAGTGGTACTATCAGGTGGAAGTATTAAAGCTGGAGGTTGGGGACCAGAATCTAAACCTGGACTGCAAAGAG tACAACCAGGATAAAGCCATAGTGGACAGTGGAACCACTCTTCTGCGGCTGCCTGTGAATGTGTTCAATGCTGTGGTGGAGGCCATCTCAAGAACATCTCTG ATCCAGGACTTCACCTCAGGGTTCTGGGGTGGCACTAAACTGGCCTGCTGGTTGAAGGGAGAGACACCGTGGAGGTTCTTCCCCAAACTGTCCATCTACCTGAGAGCCACCAACAACAGCCAGTCCTTCAAAATCTCCATCCTCCCTCAG CTGTATATCCAGCCAATCACAGACGTGGACGGTAGGCTGGACTGCTTCCGCTTCGGCATCTCGTCGTCAGCCAACGGCCTGGTGATAGGAGCAACCGTCATGGAGGGCTTCTACGTCGTCTTCGACCGGGCTGAGAAGAGGGTGGGCTTCGCTGTCAGCAGATGTGCAG TGAACGGTGGGCTAGCCGTGTCAGAGATCTTGGGGCCCTTCTCATCTGCAGACGTGGCATCTGACTGTGCTGCTGGAGGGCTGCTGAAGGAGCCCCTTCTCTGGGTCATCTCCTATGCCCTGATGGCTGTCTGTGCTGTGGTACTCCtcatcctgctcctcctcctgtcctgtcgTCACCGAGACCGGTCCGGCGAGATCACTGATGAGTCCTCGCTGGTCCGCCACCGCATCAAGTGA